In the Megasphaera vaginalis (ex Bordigoni et al. 2020) genome, one interval contains:
- a CDS encoding DUF1858 domain-containing protein has protein sequence MAITKDTGIIEAVQKYPQIIEIFQSYGLGCVGCMASHFETIGDGAGAHGIDVDALIADLNDCIAEKD, from the coding sequence ATGGCTATTACGAAAGACACAGGTATTATTGAAGCAGTACAGAAATACCCGCAGATTATTGAAATCTTCCAGTCCTATGGGCTAGGTTGCGTAGGCTGCATGGCTTCCCATTTCGAAACGATCGGCGACGGCGCCGGCGCGCACGGAATTGACGTCGATGCGCTCATCGCCGACCTGAACGATTGTATCGCCGAAAAAGACTGA